A genome region from Haloactinospora alba includes the following:
- a CDS encoding DUF6114 domain-containing protein, with protein MRTRRDSLVRRGWRAFRNWRRRRPFWGGVLAMLSGAEIAALPLAPASVMFVQGPAGITSVLMGVFLIALGLITWATPGQRTIAGVLTVLVGLGALVLSNLGGFVIGTLLALLGGGLMFAWQPTPRRRRSRRGKRRGTPESRSDPDREENPAEEPSPTAGTLPQPPSVNQG; from the coding sequence ATGCGGACTCGACGGGATTCTCTGGTCCGCCGAGGATGGCGCGCCTTCCGTAACTGGCGCCGGCGGCGCCCCTTCTGGGGCGGAGTACTGGCGATGCTGTCCGGGGCCGAGATCGCAGCTCTGCCGCTGGCTCCGGCCTCGGTGATGTTCGTTCAGGGGCCGGCCGGGATCACGTCGGTGCTGATGGGCGTTTTCCTGATCGCTCTCGGCCTGATCACCTGGGCCACCCCCGGCCAGCGCACGATCGCGGGCGTGCTGACCGTGCTCGTGGGCTTGGGAGCTCTCGTCCTGTCGAACCTCGGCGGGTTCGTCATCGGAACCCTGCTGGCACTGCTCGGCGGCGGGTTGATGTTCGCGTGGCAGCCGACGCCGCGTCGGCGGAGGTCACGTCGGGGGAAGCGTCGCGGTACCCCGGAGTCCCGTTCCGATCCGGATCGGGAGGAGAACCCCGCGGAAGAGCCGTCCCCCACGGCCGGAACACTCCCCCAACCTCCCTCGGTGAACCAGGGCTGA
- a CDS encoding DUF6230 family protein produces the protein MSEETEEFPEQEEQEQAQSHTSWGRFALLTVPALAGAGALLLGAANGAMAVSFAVSGQQFKISADEMRGDGVAIYGSLDEDVRENVRPVSVAAIEDAEIDNLCQSVLTEFPILGQVSLQLSAGTEGSPVESSDLFIDMTQMSGDTEFSELEIGRDASTLDKGPEGAQGMQDLFGMQGDSITVNDLEQTAWAANAGTFRLSGLDLNVERGDSECF, from the coding sequence GCCACACGAGCTGGGGCCGCTTCGCGCTGCTGACCGTCCCCGCGCTCGCGGGAGCGGGCGCGCTTCTGCTGGGAGCCGCCAACGGGGCTATGGCGGTGTCCTTCGCGGTCTCGGGGCAGCAGTTCAAAATCTCGGCTGACGAGATGCGCGGTGACGGGGTCGCCATTTACGGGTCCCTCGACGAGGACGTTCGGGAGAACGTGCGTCCCGTGTCCGTCGCGGCCATCGAGGACGCGGAGATCGACAACCTCTGCCAGTCGGTACTGACCGAGTTCCCCATACTCGGGCAGGTGTCACTGCAGTTGTCCGCAGGAACCGAGGGCTCTCCCGTCGAATCCTCGGACCTCTTCATCGACATGACCCAGATGAGCGGTGACACGGAGTTCTCCGAGCTGGAAATCGGCCGGGACGCTTCGACCCTGGACAAAGGACCGGAAGGCGCCCAGGGAATGCAGGACCTGTTCGGCATGCAGGGTGACTCGATCACCGTCAACGACCTGGAACAGACCGCTTGGGCAGCGAACGCCGGAACGTTCCGCCTCTCCGGGCTGGATCTGAACGTCGAACGCGGCGACTCCGAGTGCTTCTGA